A segment of the Lycium ferocissimum isolate CSIRO_LF1 chromosome 5, AGI_CSIRO_Lferr_CH_V1, whole genome shotgun sequence genome:
cacttttaacTCCATCTATTGTTTCTAGTGTGTCGTGTTGGGATGATAGACAATAGCCTATAAGAAGTTGATGGAACAATTAGTCCAATAGCACGTTTACTCGTGTTTGAATCAAGTTTAGTGTGAATTTAGCCTGACAATTTAGGTCATAGCACATTAGACCTGCAACTTCTTTTAATGCTCCATATAAAGGTAACGAAGAGATTAATCTCCATATAAAGATAACCAACGAGTGTATTCTCTACTAATGGTAGACAATTCCTTTTGAGGCACCACAAACATCCTGATCTTGAAGACATCTAATTGACATTGGCCCAAAAAATCATGATAACTGTTGTCTCTTAGATTGGAGTTTGATCCCGATTTTGTCAATATACCATTTTTAATGTTTAACACCTTATGGTGTAGCAAAAACCTCGGTTCGATGTATCATGGTATTAAAACCTAAGAATTTTATCTGTACCAAGAGAGTATTGGGGCATAAACTGGCACAAGAACTTAAACCATAAACCTAAGAACTGCTTTTTGACAATTTCTCAAGTGACGTTTTTATTCTGTGCTAGTTATTGTCACGATACCGTACATTAGAAACAAAATGTTGGGCTTTAACATAACTGTTATGTACTGACCTCAAAATAAAAGGACTCAAATAGAATTCTACAGGTTGGTAAAACTGGTAAGCTAATGAACTGGGAAATATATATCAGCCATTGAACCaataagctgccaaatggcctGAAATGCAGGCCTGTTGAAGCAACTGACCCTGCAGTAAAATGACACCAGAATGCATTTTGTACAAAGTACCTTCCTAGCTTTCAGAAGTTTATTTTCTGATTCAGCTTTTGCACGAGATTGTCGACGCCTCAAGATGCCATGATACTGTTTTGCATTAACGAAAACAGGTTCTTCTGCAGCATCTGATGGCAGAGGAACACCAGCTTGTTGAATTCCCATCAACTGAAGTTGAACCTGACAAACCATGGGTCAGTTAATTATAAACTTTGTGGACAATTCACTAGATTCCAAATGAAAAATGTAATTAGTCAGAAAATCTACACCATTGACTGTGCTGGATACGGTTGTGCAGGGTAAGGCTGCACGTCATAGGGTACAAAGATGCTCCTGCAGTAAGGATCTGGGTAAGGATAAGCTGTTTGCGCCTGAAATACATGAAAAATGACAATAGATTCTTAcccattttatttgaaaaaacatAACCCATGATGATTGAGGAGTTAGTTTTAAAATAGTAGTGGTAAATGAATGTGCTAACTAATGGATGGCATTATGACATTTACAGTAAAAGgcaaacatcatatcatagttCACATTTTAACtgtttgaatttttgaaaatcttggAACTACTAATTATTGGCCAAAATACttcaagaatttcaaaaaaaaaaaaaaagttggagaagATTAGATGCTTATTAATTTGACATAGTacgaaaaaaatgtaaatttgaTCTCTAGAATTTACATTCCTGCACTATTAGTTTCAATGCTTCCCAGCAAAACTTATTTCAATCTGCATTTCAAGATGAAAAAGGTATTGGAAAATTGCTTCCAATTATGGTAGCCGATTTGTAGAGTTCAGAGGATCATGtgattttaaataatatatgcaAAGACacactatatatacttactttgTTTCTCTTTGTTTCCATTTTAATGACCTAAATATACAACATTTATGTGCATATCAACTAAACAAAACTAGATGAAGAAGGCACATAACAACTAACTGCCTGAAGATAATACTCCCTGaaccaacatcaatacattCACATGCCTCATTTTTTGAGTTCTTGAACCAGATTTAACAAGAACTCTAATACTGAAAAAAGATAGCAGTTATAGAACTTAAAGAATCACATAGGGGGTTGTGGTtggggagaggggggggggagagTTGGGGCTGCATCCCCAGCAAAAATACCATAGCATTTGCATTTCGAGCAGGCATCAAGTAGTGCATGTCTGGTGGCACAGTCCCAGGAATGGACAATTCAGCTGCAGGGGATGAAGACTGGCTTTGCACCTCTGACTGCTCTCGTGGCTGTTCATTCTCGCTATTATCTGAAATTTATATAACAAACACATGGAAACATTATATTATCCACATATAATACAAGTTCATGTATGATAGGCTAAAGAACAAAAGGTGATTTTCACACAAGGAAGAAAAACTCTCATGAACAGAAATCTCTATCAACAATTGAAATTATGAGTTAGTTGATCAGTGAGGAGAGATAAAATCGAGTGGATCAGCAGAAAAAGTAGTTTAGTGACATGCATCGATCGGTACTACTACCAAGGTGGATCCAAGTTCGGTAACCAATTGGTTAAACTGGAACTTTGCTGTCTTGATCCCTTCTTGTTgatttattcctttttccttttctgatcatttcCATTCCTCTGATCAGGATACAAGTAAACTTCTTCTTTCCCTTCCATTGACATATTTTATATAGAGAAAATGGACAGGAAGAGAATAATCTGAGGTATGGAAGGATTTTTTACTTGGAACCAAAATTCTATCCATTcatttatgaagaaaaaataggaagaagaaaaagatcaaCCATCCATAAGCGCTTTTGACTCTTAAGTTTTACAATGTTTGATAATCAAGACCAAGGACAAGACAAATTGCTCTCTCTCACTTTCTCTCTCACAGTCTCATAGTCTATAATTCTTTTCAATCTTTCTGAGGTATTTTCTAATTTTGTTGAAGTTGATAATTGCTTATCAAAACATATTGTTTTGAagttggaatgttcttaaatgttCAAAAATCATTGTTAAGAACTTCATCTCATCTTAATAATCTGGGAATGATGGTATTACTATGCTGTAAACTTGCTTCTAATAACATTCCTGCTCCTGGTTTACTATGATTAGTAGCTTTTGGGGCTAATGTCGATTTCATTGATCTACCTAAGCTTTCTATGATGTATGAACCAAGCCTTATGTGATGGAGGATATTGATTATTCTACCATACTTGTCTTTATTTAATTTGGCCCAGGTAAACTGATCTAGTAGAGGAAAGCAGTTGATGGGTCAGAACAATTTTCCAGGAGACTAAAAAGCTTCAATCAAGAACAGTCAAGAAATAAAAGGGACATTCCATTAGGCCAAAGCCACGCTGACGATATCCAGTCAGTGAGCACGAAAGTACTGAGCAGTAGAGGCTCCACACAAAAGAGAGAATTAACTGAAGCGGCCTCTCtccatattaacacaaatcaGCATAATTCTGGAAAGGAATCAAGTTGACCTTGTCAAGTGTTGGAAACTTCATAGCACTTATATTAGCCCTCCAGCACAAGTGATTTGGAGTTCTGTCCGGTTGCCGAAACTAATTGAAGCATTGTTCAATCTCCATTGCAGTTTGTTAGGTTGTACAATCACgtgtttctttcaatttttctttagGGCATTACTATTTTCAGTCCTAGTTCATTTGTAACTCTGACCTAGTAGTTGTCACTATCATCCTAGTTCATTTATCAAAAGAAAGCTATAACAATCATCCaatgaaataatttaccttTAAGTTTAACATACTAATTTACTACTAAATGTACTTGCCCCAAAGCAGAAAAGATGAGTCAAACATTTCCTGCAACATATTTGTCCCCTTATGACTTCATTCTAATGGAGGAATGGAATAAACCAAACAGAACTTTTCACTCATTTGAAAGAAACCTTCTACAATTAGTGAGACTTCAGAAGATGTTCAATTGTAAATCACATCAAATAAACTAATGGCATGGCAAGTGTTTCCACGaagcaaaacaaaagaaatgtaAAATCGGAGGAAACAAAGAGGGGACAGGCTCAAATTTTCTCTATGGTTGTATAAGAAAGCAACATGATATGATAAAGTGATGTTCTTGTAGGGaatgtttgttcttaaatgaggGCAAGGCTGTTGATGTGACTTGCTGCTGTTGATGTCACTTGCTAATTAAAGACATACCATATCATTGTACCACCCAGTTACAGTCCCAATTAGATTGATAGAATTAATGGAaaggggtcaaatatacccttttacTATCAAAAATAGTTTTAATATATCCCTCTTTATACTTTCGGTCTAAATACACCCTTTCCGTTATACTTTCGATCCAATTATACCCCTCTCACTGTACTTCGTCACAAATTTGCCTTTAATTCTAATGGAGGGACACGTGTCAAACTCAGAATCAAATGACCCACCCCAAATTTTAAATAGCTGATTTCATTAGAGTTAATCATATGCTAACATGAAAAACATACCATAATTACAGATTTGAAAGCTACAAAGCTATTCAATCAGGCAAATAATACATTAGAAACCTACCTGAATGATCATGTACCGAGGACGCCATGACGCAGCTTCTCACAAGCTCTCCCAAATTGAAAGACGTACCTGATGATGCAACTAACAAAAGTTGGATCAGCAAATAACAGCATAAGCTATAATCGCTAATATTTATGCATGAGCCAAACAAATGCACACACAATTAAACCTCAGGTTTTAGATAACTGAAACCACAAGTAGAGTGAGAAAGCATAAATAAATTACAGTATACTCAAGCAGCAAACTCTCAGTTTTGGCATTATCATATGTCAGCATTTCTATAAAAATGAACTTCCTTTAATCAAAAGATAATTCCAATTGAACTATCCAAACAACAAACCAAATGGACTCAACCTTGAAATAAAACAACACAAATGGACAACTTGCCAACTGTTTGTTTTTACGCAGGAATCAACAACATATAAAgattttcttcaagaatttttttttttacagacaGCCGAAGCTCAATTGAAGTTTTTCCATTCTGTTTTCAATTCTTTTTGGGGTTTAGGATAGGAGGAATTTACATCTGTGGAAGCTTTGAGCAGAAAATGAATAACGGTTCTCTTCTGTTACtttactttctctttctctcttgtgcTTTATAGTCTCTGTCTTTTCTCTGTTTTGGATTTTGGAATAGAAACAGAGCAAGTGTGCTTTCACTCTTTGTTTGGAGTTTTCTCCTTCAGTTACATCATTTTTGCCCTTCAGTTACATCATTTTTGCTACTTCTTCCACTCTTTGTTTTCTCCGTAACCAATAATTTATTTATGCTACATTAGTTGGTAGttattttggtattattttttattggcTATTTAATTtattgtattaaaaataatatgcaTTATGGATAGTTattttagtattattttttattggcTATTTAATTtattgtattaaaaataacatgcattATGCAACTTCTAAGAGGAAGAAGTTTGTTTTAGAAAAATGGTTTGTGTCATTTTCATTGTTTTATTCCGGGATAACAAATTCTAGTAGCCGAGTGTGGAGGCGGAGGATATGATAGGGATTAGTAGGTAGCCGAGTATTCTCCTTATTAGTAGTATTAGTTACTAATcgtgttgatttttttttttcttcaaggtGTACTACTAtctgttttttcttttgctttttataTTGCTACTTTGTTGtcatatttttcttaatatcaTGCTTCAAATCCTTTTGCTCTCAAGGCAAGGACGTATCGGAAACAACATCTCTACCCCCataaaggtaggggtaagattTACGTACATCTTACCCTCTTCAGATCCTAATTGTGGGAATACACtgaatatgttattgttgttgctaaTAAATTACGTATTATTCCACCATCTGACAGAGATAACTTATCCTGatattatttcaatttatggTATAACTTATCCCAAGATTAACAACCAAATGACGGATAAGTCAATACTAAACTTTTATCCTAGAATTAATACTTGTCCAacataccaaacgaccccttaaagaTTCTTTTTGCATTTCTTCATTTAATAAGTGtcaattttatattattaaaataaaagcaGCGTGTCTAATGACATAAAGAATGTTCCCTCCTACATTTGTATTTTCAATATTAATACAAATATCATTGATATATGTCATTAAGGGTCGTTTAGTTGAAGGGAtgagaaataataatttgtgGCCTATGTTGGGTTgagcttttttttattttgagattAGCTATTTCGGAATTCATTATACTATaactataatattatttttctatcATATTCTATGTGGGATAACAATCTTATGTAGCAATTAATTTCtagagagaggaaaaaaatttCTCTCTCTATTCCACTAATCTTTTGTATGGCCTCACCGAAACACCCCACCGGACCCccgccccccctccccccctccaGAACCACCTGAACCGCCAAACAAGGACCAATGGATGGAGGAAGTCCAATCAACTAAGTTGAGCTACAGCAAGATTGTGGCGGAGGAAAACAACAAAACTTCACAATCATACGACCCCTATGCTCGAGAAACCCCTTCCACAGCGGAATAAAAGGGACATGACTCAATCTCCCTCACTGAAGTGGAGAAATCCAAACTCTACCATCCATGGCGATATTCGCTAATCATTAAACTTTTTGGTAAAAGGACACCATACCAATTTCTACGAGCAAAGCTCCTAGAAATGTGGCGACCAACGGAGAACCTAGTACTGATTGATCTAGGAATGGACTTCTTCATAGTcaaatttgaagaagaatgCAACATGAATAAAGTCCTCCTTGAAGGACCTTGGTTCATTACTGGACATTTCCTCACTGTTAGAAGTTGGGAGCCAAACTTCGTGCCCAATGAAGCCATCATTGAATCAACCGCCATTTGGGTACGCTACCCTAACTCCCCACAGAGTACTAGAAAAAGTTGGGAAGATATTGGGGAAACTCTTAAAAATTGATACCTGTACATCCTCGACCCTTAAAGGTCATTACGCAAGAATTTGTGTACAGGTACCAATCAATTCACCGGTGAAATCCTCCATTCCCATAGGGGAGCACACTCAGACAATTGTCTATGAAGGGGAAGGGGTTCTGTGTAAAGGATGTGGAAGGCTAGGCCATACAAAGGAAAAGTGTCAAAACAGAATCACTAATCAAAATGCTCCTTCAACCAGTTCTACAACGCCCCAGGTGCCAGATGCATCGGAAAAGTGGACCACAGtgattttctccaaaaaaaagaCAACCCCATCGCCAGCAAAGAGGAGCAAAAcaccaaaaggaaaaaatgaagaacGATCTGCAAATCACAAAGGTATGTACTTTCACTCCCAAAACCCAACGCCCTATTCTCTTCAGAACAAGTTTTGCACTTCACTACCTAAAGTCGCCGGTAATGGTGGAACCATAGAATATCCGCCTCAAGTGGCCATTGCTAACTCTTTCAGATCACTAGAGGTTGATCCACAAAACGACGACGCTGTGGAAAAATGCAAATCACCAAACGGTGTCGTGCAAGCGCAAAAAGGAAAAGGGCCTGCAGCCTTAACAGGTCCGTACTTGGGCTACCTCAATAATAGAGCCCCAaaactatcacgacccaaccggagggccgcgatgggcacccggtgctaacccacccgggcacctcttatcgtactttCACAtatacatctaggtgagccacatagctaaatcatgctttccatccatcaatcatactaatcccattgggcaacaatacgtttatatcatcattagcaactatgcctaTATCAATGTctataagccgacgaggctaacaaaatgacatccaaaatataggccgacaaggccaaacacatctaatcatatacacatgtctacgagcctctaaggagagtacaTCATATCTTAtaggtgggacaggaccccgccgtgcccataaatatgtacacaaaagtatcAATACccaaagctgtagctccgaatgaaatggagccccgctatgtagtccctgaataataaGGCTAtagatcaagcctgtctccctggccacctgcggtcatgacgcaacgtccacaaacaaaaggacgtcgcacggctaagaatgtccgagtatgtaaagcatgatcaacatcaatatgaaagcataatagacaacatatgaaataacataggatgggatataatagtatcatcatcataacacttacttgcttttcatagggacttttcATTTCTAacgcgtgattgtgtacatatatctatgtccatatccgtactcgtttacattccatatccatattcgtattcgtagtcatatttctattcatactcgtattcatttacatattcgtattcatttacatattcgtattcatattcatattcatatcatatacatatcatttacataaaatacctgaccatgaaggttcggtgtttcacatacctggtcctaccaaggctcagggttatacatacctggccctaccaaggctcagggttatacATACCTAGCCTTACCAAGGTTCAgggttgtccgtacccaactgcagtggtgcacgcgcattatatatatacatattatattcTACTCGGCTATAGAAGCTCGGGATTTCacaatagccatacataggcacatatacataaaggcTCATAaacatctttagcatcattactatcgtcattcgttacatctatccctagagggtTACTTATCATATAaagaacttagtacaatcgtgaCATATCAaagatcatgagcttagtagcttttagagatagaatcatttggaggatatcataggctcatagaagaatagatatttggccaaaaaaccatgccttatgaaagaagggttagccttacatacctttccgttcaactattctatcacttgcacgttctccttcaatgctcacgtttctaccttcattagagttatactagcattagaaaatcgataacttagcatacatgactaaagctagagaaaattggacaaagatctcctttatttatacgacttcctccatatcatatatcaactcccaaacatctataataacattcataacatcataacaatagccttcattcacctacattatccttacttcttaATTCACtttcaatcatccatattcatggtcataacacacgattacgttcattcatatacaatgcctatcccatgttctcaatatcatttataacatgattataatcacaatacatcaagaatcatgactcaatccaactattactcaaaagtgacgctattctcacattcatgacccattttctatttccttctacaatccaagtgtttcaactttcaaataccttaaacaatattTGGATGGTTTGAGAGCTCGAGCAGGTTTGTATAATGATTTTGgaattgtccacaaattttggTTAGATTCTAATGAGTTTCGGATGggtttgggttgtatggtgtTTGTTTGTGGTTTCGAAGTCATTTTGTGcataaagggtaccatattgagCAAACGAGCTTTGATTTGTGTTCCATTTGAACTGTTTGATCCGTATCGTAACTTCGGAACTATAGCAACAAGAATCGTCGGATTTTGACATCGTATGAaggagatatggccattttcctAAATATTGCTGGTGCTGGTTTCTGGTGTAAAAAAAAGGCTTGGGCAGTGTATAAATTGGACAGATCTgaaatatttagtattttggacatattttgagttctagagctccgtttgaggtgatttttgcGGCATTATTCTCGTCTCAACGAGGGTGTAAGTATCAAATCTTTATTTTGGTGTTTCTCCATGATTATTTCTATTGGTTATCATTTTTATCCCTATTTGGGTTGTAGAAGTTGAGATTTTGAGCCCTAAGGATAAGAGAATGAAAAATCTCGATTTGTTGATCGAATTGGGGACTCGGGATTACCTTTTTGGGTTCCGaattaaagtatagcaatatggataTCATTGGACTTGTTTAAACTCGCagagtactattttgacaaTATTGGATCCAATTTTGCAATGAAATTACAGTTTTGACCTTTAGGGCTCGGAATTTGTTTTTTCAGTGACCTTTTGGTTCACCACTAAAGGCCTCGTAGATTGGTTTTTTGGGTGACCTTTTGGTTCACCACTAAAGGCCTTGTAGATAAACTcgtgaaaatgagaaaaagttgttcttcaaattaaaataacgaGTACCAAAAATATGATTAGTGTAATTTTTTCTAACATGCCATAGGCGCATACCTTGATCGAATATGGTTGCGGAGCTAATTAAAGAACTAGTGCAGTAATTTATGGctaaaaaaagagagagaggaaaaTGGCTGATGAGATCATGGCTGAAGCCTCTTAtgatctctttctttctctgtGTGGGTGGATAAAGAGAAAGGAAGAAGGAGATagatgtcacgacctaactggagggccatgacgggcactcggaaCTAACTTACCGAGCACCACATACATGCATCTCTTagtcatacctgagtgggccataataCTAACTTATAGATACCATAAGCTGtatgggacacaagcccaaaagataatatACATACGTCATCAAGCTAATCCCAAGTACATATACCAGCAAGGCTATCCATAGTAATGATACAACATAACATAGAACAAGACGGTCATAGGACATCTAACTAtgcatatccgtctacgagcctctactggagtgcataACACAATAAGGATaagataggaccccgccatacccatctGTACACGAAAGAATCATACCAACTGGACTACAACTCCAGAACAAGTAGAGTGATCCTGTACAACCGTTGAGAAGTCAGTCTAAGGGTCtgaaccgtctccctgtctaccagCGCAGTGCCCACAAACAAAAGGAGGTCAGTATGagtaatgtaccaagtatgcaAGGTGGAAAATgtaacataacaaacatataccgtaaagaagaaagataagaatcaacctggtaCTTCTGACTTACCGATGAGAATCTAACATATATGTCTCTCTATACTCTCATACgcttaactacatctatgtacaaAAATGTGGACCTGACCAACTTATCATCATGGTGCtatctgcccaactgatcagtggtaactgcccaaccggccatagctCGGTGGTAACTGTATAACTGCCCATCCGATATTCGCCGGTGGTTTTCGTAACTGCCTAAATGCTCAGTGGTAACTCCCCAACCTGCCGTCGCGCGGTGGTAATATTTGCCCAACCAGCCATAGCCTGGTGAAGAGTACATGTCTGTCCGACCGACAGTAGCTCGATGGtataactgcccaaccagccgtagcatggtggtaaagaAGGATACATAATCTGCCCAACTGGCCGTAGACCAGTGgaaaatataatcaacatcataactgGACTTTTATGGGTAATTTCTATACACTTCTGATGATCATTACTTATCCGTTAATGCCTACATGAttacataagacttataagcacattTCCGGGCCATTAAGACTTCTTCTCGATTAACTAAACCTTTGTCAATTCCTGGATGCATCATAAGCCTTATAGCATTAGGTACTTCATTAGGGATCCCATAACCAgcatactatacatgttttacaaaatattccttCAGAACACATTTCTGAATTCAttggagggacgtaaggtcgttatacctccgaTTATCGTTATGGATCTTTGATCGTCggtatatctcaccttgaaggaagcAATGACTATAAGATGAGattaacaacaattatcatGATAAATAACCATGAGACAAGATCAATAGCCCTGAGATAAGATCAATAACATTATAAGGAGATCAAGAGCATAAGCTCCCAATATTTATAGGAATGGAGTCACTATGAAGGGCAATTGTATATGTTCGTATCAatatgatcatgccaaaagaaagaaagggacagacttaacatacctcattatctacttaaccactcaacgtctatcctcccgagcttgcaaatctacattcaagatgattcacactaaggttaagtcgttgaaacgcttataagatcaaactagactattaggtgagctaacgaaatttgggcagcatttgcCCCATGTCACCTACTTCCATCGagctccaaaacaactcccaaacatcattaacaacatcgACAATAACATAGCTaagagattacattcaaactagattcaaatccatccaaaacttcctttcaaattcaatccatatccaaaacttcaacacaacatctTATGACCTTTCCACCATAactcttttcacttttaagaatTGTTAGaccttcaaaacaactcaacataagagataaagtgaagaacataccttatagatTGAAGAACTTCAAGACTTAGTCACCACAACTCCAACTAGAAGCAAGAACCAACACCTTCTATGAACTAGTTGAGGATTTtagagcttgatcttctcttgaaaggatttgggatgtttatggatgatGGAGAGAGCTTAGGGGGGTCTCTAGGGTTatattttggtgaaaaaatgaGCCCCAAGTCGTGGGCAATCAATTTATAGGCCAACAAAAATTTTCCACCGACATAAAGTATGCCCAAAATGTATGGGCCGTACTTCAATGTATGTCCAGTACTTTCAGGCCGCACCTGGTtctggaaaattctagaaaatgaGGTACAAGATGTACAATTTTATACGGGTTGTACTTTATCCAGTATTTCTTCGAATCACGATCTGTCAAGtgcattggaaagaaaactcgcggaacttgaatttacataggttatgcattccataactcctcatattctaagagatatacctctctcaagttggaccgaaaatgttacaccttagaaattttcctgttagcgtacagtgaataggccaacgaagggcatgatgtgtacgatgttttgataagtgagaaatagcatttgatgaccctaaacaagatttcaaaagggcatataaggtaagaaaaggaagttgttaaggaaagcaagtcatatgttgtatGTCGGAGAAGAATTACGAgcatcgagttaatgacgttctaatgatgctttgggaaagagttgtaacgtcccttagattggtattgaggtgttaaacaagtgttaagaaggtttcataaggattggagatcaaacgagtcgacgagaacaagtctcgacAGGTGTAGGCattatacggccggacataccggccgtataaaatacacggaccgtatgtccagccgtaggttcagcccagaatggcacacttcactggaccaaacatacgg
Coding sequences within it:
- the LOC132057757 gene encoding uncharacterized protein LOC132057757, which codes for MWRPTENLVLIDLGMDFFIVKFEEECNMNKVLLEGPWFITGHFLTVRSWEPNFVPNEAIIESTAIWVPINSPVKSSIPIGEHTQTIVYEGEGVLCKGCGRLGHTKEKCQNRITNQNAPSTSSTTPQVPDASEKWTTVIFSKKKTTPSPAKRSKTPKGKNEERSANHKGMYFHSQNPTPYSLQNKFCTSLPKVAGNGGTIEYPPQVAIANSFRSLEVDPQNDDAVEKCKSPNGVVQAQKGKGPAALTGSSMKLIRAKVIEEILSGFYNSSETTIGEIILPIIFQGVT
- the LOC132056798 gene encoding nuclear transcription factor Y subunit A-7-like, which gives rise to MASSVHDHSDNSENEQPREQSEVQSQSSSPAAELSIPGTVPPDMHYLMPARNANAMAQTAYPYPDPYCRSIFVPYDVQPYPAQPYPAQSMVQLQLMGIQQAGVPLPSDAAEEPVFVNAKQYHGILRRRQSRAKAESENKLLKARKPYLHESRHLHALRRARGCGGRFMTAKKNDESGDKSKANINTDSNKIEVTSSENAS